One Candidatus Margulisiibacteriota bacterium genomic region harbors:
- the mtnP gene encoding S-methyl-5'-thioadenosine phosphorylase produces MVKIGIIGGSGLDDPKIIKNPVEIEANNIHGQPTSELTCGKIEGVEVVILARHGKDHGIMPTKVNFLANIWALKEIGCTHILAATAVGSLREEIKPGNLVFPSQFIDFTRHRNLTFFTEKVVHTPMSEPYDKKMRELLCRTSDELGYKYNRDVTVVTIEGPRFSTRAESHMFRAWGADIINMSTCPEVILANELGIPYQTIAMSTDYDCWKDDEAPVTFEMVMQTMKANAEKVKTLLVKTIPQIK; encoded by the coding sequence ATGGTTAAAATAGGAATCATCGGCGGGTCCGGATTGGACGACCCAAAGATCATAAAAAATCCGGTAGAGATTGAAGCGAACAATATTCATGGCCAGCCCACTTCTGAACTGACCTGCGGCAAGATCGAAGGGGTCGAAGTTGTTATTTTGGCCAGGCACGGCAAGGACCATGGGATCATGCCGACCAAGGTGAATTTTCTGGCCAATATTTGGGCCTTAAAAGAGATTGGTTGTACCCATATACTGGCGGCGACCGCGGTCGGTTCGCTTAGGGAAGAGATCAAACCGGGAAATCTGGTTTTCCCTTCGCAATTTATCGATTTTACCCGCCACCGGAACCTGACCTTCTTTACCGAAAAGGTTGTCCACACCCCAATGAGCGAACCATACGATAAAAAAATGCGGGAGCTTCTTTGCCGGACCAGTGATGAGCTTGGATATAAGTATAATCGTGATGTTACGGTCGTGACGATCGAGGGGCCGCGGTTTTCGACCCGGGCAGAGAGCCATATGTTCCGGGCCTGGGGAGCGGATATTATTAACATGTCGACCTGTCCCGAAGTTATTTTGGCCAACGAATTGGGGATCCCATATCAGACGATCGCCATGTCGACCGATTACGACTGCTGGAAAGACGATGAAGCCCCGGTCACTTTTGAAATGGTAATGCAGACAATGAAAGCAAACGCCGAAAAAGTTAAAACGCTGCTGGTCAAAACCATTCCCCAGATCAAATAA
- a CDS encoding methyltransferase domain-containing protein, with translation MNKHHKTSWNDVAGWYDQLVGEKGSDYHEKVIVPGTLKMLVPRRGEKILDLACGQGILCRELAKAGTEVVGIDAAPNLIKAARERSTGHKSISYFVSDAADLRPLADSRFDAVACVMAIQNIEPLGKVLAESARVLKKGGRFLIVTSHPCFRIPRQSGWGFDDQRQMQYRRVDSYLSELKIPIKMHPGYDPGKITWTFHRPLGAYFSALNKAGFAVSRLEEWASHRHSLPGAKAKAENRSRQEIPLFLALLAVKY, from the coding sequence TTGAATAAACATCATAAAACCAGCTGGAACGACGTCGCCGGCTGGTACGACCAGCTGGTCGGAGAAAAAGGCTCCGATTATCACGAAAAAGTGATCGTGCCGGGAACGCTCAAAATGCTTGTCCCCCGCCGGGGGGAAAAGATCCTTGATCTCGCCTGCGGACAGGGGATCCTCTGCCGGGAGCTGGCCAAGGCGGGAACCGAAGTGGTCGGGATCGATGCCGCCCCAAACCTGATCAAAGCGGCCAGGGAACGCTCGACCGGCCATAAATCGATCAGTTATTTTGTCAGCGATGCCGCCGATCTGCGCCCGCTTGCCGACTCGAGGTTTGACGCCGTCGCCTGCGTCATGGCGATCCAAAACATTGAGCCGCTCGGCAAAGTCCTGGCCGAATCGGCCCGGGTCCTGAAAAAAGGGGGGCGATTTTTGATCGTCACCAGCCACCCTTGCTTTAGGATCCCCCGCCAGAGCGGCTGGGGATTTGACGACCAGCGGCAAATGCAATACCGCAGGGTCGACAGCTATCTTTCCGAATTGAAGATCCCGATCAAAATGCACCCCGGCTACGATCCGGGAAAGATAACCTGGACTTTCCATCGTCCGCTGGGAGCATATTTCTCCGCCCTGAATAAGGCCGGTTTTGCCGTTTCGCGGCTGGAAGAATGGGCCTCGCACCGCCACAGCCTTCCCGGCGCCAAGGCCAAAGCGGAAAACCGGTCACGTCAGGAAATCCCGCTTTTTCTTGCCTTGCTCGCTGTCAAATACTAG
- a CDS encoding GIY-YIG nuclease family protein: protein MIHAYYVYIIKCSNQALYTGITNDLERRFEQHRTGRGARYTTANPAVKLLYSQKCGSRSLALKREAKIKKLSRTKKLALIKRAARHCF, encoded by the coding sequence ATGATCCATGCTTATTACGTCTACATCATTAAATGCTCGAACCAGGCATTGTACACAGGGATCACCAACGACCTGGAACGAAGATTTGAACAGCATCGGACCGGTCGTGGGGCCCGTTATACCACCGCCAATCCGGCGGTCAAGCTTCTTTACAGTCAAAAATGCGGCAGTAGAAGCCTGGCGTTAAAACGGGAAGCAAAGATCAAAAAGTTGAGCCGAACGAAGAAATTGGCATTAATCAAACGCGCAGCGCGCCATTGTTTTTAG
- a CDS encoding DUF475 domain-containing protein: MFTAIIIVTGLILFEVISSIDNAIINAEVLTTMSPRARRWFLFWGILFAVFVVRGFLPWLIVWAVNPALGPWGALTATFSSDPAIKGSIEQSAPILLAGGGIFLVFLFLHWLFLEEKHFGLPRTEKFFLRQGVWFYAIVSVILTAVVWFSLSINNLMALGAVIGSTAFFITHGFKQNAEENEKKLMTAKFTDVSKVLYLEIIDATFSIDGVLGAFAFTLSIPLILVGNGIGALVVRQLTIKGIGKIKNYIFLKNGAMYSILVLGAIMLLRSFGFAIPEFASPIVTFLIIGYFFALSLKPAK, translated from the coding sequence ATGTTTACCGCTATTATTATTGTCACCGGGTTGATCCTGTTTGAAGTCATTTCGAGCATCGATAACGCCATTATTAACGCTGAAGTCCTGACGACAATGAGCCCCAGGGCGCGGCGCTGGTTTTTATTCTGGGGGATCCTCTTCGCGGTCTTTGTGGTCCGCGGTTTTCTCCCCTGGCTGATCGTTTGGGCGGTCAATCCGGCCCTGGGGCCATGGGGGGCGTTAACCGCCACTTTTTCCAGCGACCCGGCGATCAAAGGATCGATCGAGCAATCGGCCCCGATCCTCCTGGCCGGCGGCGGCATTTTCCTGGTCTTTCTTTTCCTCCACTGGTTATTCCTGGAAGAAAAACATTTTGGCCTCCCCCGGACCGAGAAATTCTTTTTAAGACAGGGGGTCTGGTTCTACGCGATCGTTTCGGTTATTTTAACCGCGGTCGTTTGGTTTTCTTTGAGCATCAACAACCTAATGGCGCTGGGAGCGGTGATCGGTTCGACCGCCTTTTTTATTACTCATGGTTTTAAGCAAAACGCCGAAGAGAACGAAAAAAAGTTGATGACCGCCAAATTCACCGATGTCAGCAAGGTTCTTTATCTGGAGATCATAGACGCCACTTTTTCGATCGACGGGGTCCTGGGAGCTTTTGCCTTCACTCTTTCCATCCCGCTGATCCTGGTCGGCAACGGGATAGGCGCGCTGGTCGTCCGCCAGTTGACGATCAAAGGGATCGGCAAAATAAAAAATTATATTTTTCTGAAGAACGGGGCAATGTATTCGATCCTGGTCCTGGGAGCGATCATGCTTTTGCGCTCTTTCGGCTTTGCGATCCCTGAATTTGCCTCCCCTATCGTCACCTTTCTGATCATCGGTTATTTCTTTGCTCTTTCCTTAAAACCTGCCAAATGA
- the mtnA gene encoding S-methyl-5-thioribose-1-phosphate isomerase yields the protein MKVNGQHYRTVWLEGATVQLIEQNLLPFNFKIHQAPTSADTCHAIKTMIVRGAGAIGAAAGFAMAQVLLEAPQGNWAVIDQGKKMIESTRPTAQNLFFAVDRVYEAAKKGGEPVKAGVAEAQKIADEDAENCRLIGEHGSQLIKDGMNIETHCNAGWLAFVDYGSALSPIYAAHRAGKKVFVFADETRPRGQGARLTAWELKSENIPHAIIPDNAGAYLMSHGKIDLMIVGADRIAANGDTANKIGTLEKAICAKEYGVPFYIAAPTSTFDLKCRDGGDIPIEERSEEEVLCQTGPDEQGVLRRILVCSPGSKAVNPAFDVTPAKFITGIITEKGIVKPNEEAIKRLFL from the coding sequence ATTAAAGTCAACGGCCAACATTACCGGACAGTCTGGCTGGAAGGGGCGACCGTCCAGCTGATCGAGCAGAATCTTCTTCCTTTTAACTTCAAGATCCACCAGGCGCCGACTTCAGCCGATACCTGCCACGCTATTAAAACTATGATCGTCAGGGGGGCGGGTGCGATCGGCGCGGCGGCCGGGTTTGCCATGGCCCAGGTTTTGCTCGAAGCTCCCCAGGGAAATTGGGCCGTCATTGATCAGGGGAAGAAAATGATCGAATCGACCAGGCCAACCGCCCAAAATCTTTTTTTTGCCGTTGATCGGGTTTATGAAGCGGCAAAAAAGGGGGGGGAGCCGGTCAAAGCCGGAGTGGCCGAAGCGCAAAAGATCGCCGATGAAGATGCCGAGAATTGCCGCCTGATCGGCGAACACGGGAGCCAATTGATCAAAGATGGGATGAATATCGAGACCCACTGTAACGCCGGCTGGCTCGCTTTCGTCGACTATGGCTCGGCCCTTTCTCCGATCTATGCCGCTCATCGCGCGGGAAAAAAAGTTTTTGTCTTTGCCGATGAAACCAGGCCGCGCGGCCAGGGAGCCCGCCTGACCGCCTGGGAGCTGAAGAGCGAGAACATTCCGCATGCCATTATTCCAGATAACGCCGGCGCTTACCTGATGTCGCATGGCAAGATCGACCTGATGATCGTTGGAGCCGACCGGATCGCCGCGAACGGTGATACCGCCAACAAGATCGGGACGTTGGAAAAAGCGATCTGCGCCAAAGAATACGGGGTTCCTTTTTATATTGCCGCGCCGACCTCGACCTTTGACCTGAAGTGCCGCGACGGGGGTGATATTCCGATCGAAGAGCGGAGCGAAGAGGAAGTCCTCTGCCAGACCGGACCTGACGAGCAAGGGGTTTTGCGTCGGATATTGGTCTGTTCACCGGGTTCCAAAGCGGTCAATCCGGCTTTTGACGTGACGCCAGCCAAATTCATCACCGGGATCATCACCGAAAAAGGGATCGTTAAACCAAATGAAGAAGCGATCAAGCGGTTGTTCTTATAA
- a CDS encoding adenine phosphoribosyltransferase — translation MPIKSRIRTVPHWPKKGIMFRDITTLLKDPVGLKLCLDDFVARYQNKEIDIVVGIDSRGFILGGALAYLLGKGFVPVRKKGKLPAETEREEYALEYGTDTIEIHKDAIEKGQKVLIIDDLIATGGTAMAAGKLVKKLGGEVVEFAFIVDLPDIGGRAKLEAAGYQVYAQTAFEGE, via the coding sequence ATGCCGATCAAATCACGCATCAGGACCGTTCCCCACTGGCCGAAAAAAGGGATCATGTTTCGAGATATCACCACTTTGCTCAAAGATCCGGTCGGGCTTAAGCTTTGTCTGGATGATTTTGTCGCCCGTTATCAAAACAAAGAGATCGATATTGTCGTGGGGATCGATTCCCGCGGCTTTATCCTGGGGGGGGCGCTCGCGTATCTATTGGGCAAAGGATTTGTCCCGGTCCGCAAAAAGGGGAAGCTCCCGGCTGAAACCGAGCGGGAAGAATACGCGCTCGAATATGGAACAGACACGATCGAGATCCATAAGGACGCGATCGAAAAGGGGCAGAAAGTCCTGATCATTGACGACCTGATCGCCACCGGAGGGACAGCGATGGCGGCCGGTAAGCTGGTAAAAAAACTGGGGGGAGAGGTCGTCGAATTCGCTTTTATCGTCGACTTGCCAGACATTGGCGGCCGGGCCAAGCTGGAAGCAGCCGGTTACCAGGTTTACGCCCAAACTGCGTTCGAAGGGGAATAG
- a CDS encoding class II aldolase/adducin family protein — MEEGTKVTPKFTTEFLDRQVPGDPRIDELKKWCDQFTQSGLMPSYEGGVYGNLSFRLKPENRFIITSSGMKETSAAESFVKVDRVDLEQKIVYAAGQREPSSESMFHYLIYQKRPEVNAVFHGHCQKLLDNQARLGLVSTEWEKPYGTMELADQIMTVLGKNDFLIIKNHGFISLGKNMAAAGDLALKTMARCAFD, encoded by the coding sequence ATGGAAGAAGGGACTAAGGTTACTCCCAAGTTTACTACTGAATTCCTCGATCGGCAGGTCCCCGGCGATCCGCGGATCGATGAGCTCAAAAAATGGTGCGACCAATTCACTCAAAGCGGGCTGATGCCGTCCTATGAGGGCGGGGTTTACGGGAATCTAAGTTTTCGGCTGAAACCGGAGAACCGATTTATTATCACTTCTTCCGGGATGAAAGAAACCTCGGCCGCGGAGAGTTTTGTGAAAGTCGACCGGGTCGATCTTGAGCAAAAGATCGTTTACGCCGCCGGTCAACGCGAGCCTTCTTCGGAAAGCATGTTCCATTATTTGATCTATCAAAAGAGGCCGGAGGTCAACGCGGTTTTTCACGGTCATTGCCAGAAATTGCTGGATAATCAGGCTAGATTGGGCTTGGTTTCCACCGAGTGGGAGAAACCATACGGTACAATGGAATTAGCCGATCAGATCATGACTGTGTTGGGTAAGAATGATTTTCTGATCATTAAGAACCACGGTTTCATCTCATTGGGTAAAAATATGGCCGCAGCCGGTGACTTGGCCCTAAAAACAATGGCGCGCTGCGCGTTTGATTAA
- the corA gene encoding magnesium/cobalt transporter CorA, with translation MERDLYFNWLICYYSGMKSVQITAFDYNEKHFVEKDIPLNTCVIYKNKPTVTWINIDSIHDHKAVKNICDCFGLAPAVYEQIIDPTQRPKIEDYGKYLFIVLKMFLYNKVTLKVADEQVSFIIGPTYVISFQERALKEDVFDPVRKRLRTAGSKIRQSRADYLAYRLIDAVIDYYFVILEIMGDQIEEIEKETIANPSKKTLVQMQKKRKEMLFFRRSIWPVREIMNSLQRGESKLISPATQKYMRGLYEHAIQIIDTIETERDTMSSMLDIYLSSLSNKLNEVMKILTMISTIFMPLTFITGIYGMNFRHMPELEWRYGYYMVWGLTISIVVSMFVYYKKKKWF, from the coding sequence TTGGAACGCGATCTGTATTTTAATTGGCTGATCTGCTATTATTCCGGCATGAAGAGTGTCCAGATCACCGCTTTCGATTACAACGAAAAGCACTTCGTCGAGAAGGATATCCCGCTCAACACCTGCGTTATCTACAAGAACAAACCGACCGTCACCTGGATCAACATCGACAGCATCCACGACCATAAAGCGGTCAAAAATATTTGCGATTGCTTCGGCCTGGCCCCCGCCGTCTACGAACAGATCATCGACCCGACCCAGAGGCCCAAGATCGAAGACTATGGAAAATACTTATTCATCGTTTTAAAAATGTTCCTTTATAATAAGGTGACCCTCAAAGTTGCCGACGAGCAGGTCAGCTTTATCATTGGCCCCACTTACGTCATCTCTTTTCAGGAAAGAGCCCTTAAAGAGGACGTTTTTGACCCGGTCAGGAAAAGACTAAGGACCGCCGGCTCGAAGATCAGGCAGTCCAGGGCCGATTACCTCGCCTACCGTCTCATTGACGCGGTGATCGACTATTACTTTGTCATTCTCGAAATTATGGGAGACCAGATAGAAGAGATCGAAAAGGAAACGATCGCCAACCCGAGCAAAAAAACCCTGGTCCAAATGCAAAAAAAGCGAAAAGAGATGCTCTTTTTCCGCCGTTCGATCTGGCCGGTCAGGGAGATCATGAACTCCCTGCAGAGAGGCGAATCAAAGCTTATCTCGCCGGCGACACAAAAATACATGCGCGGCCTCTATGAGCACGCCATCCAGATCATTGACACGATCGAGACCGAAAGGGATACGATGTCCTCAATGCTCGATATCTATTTGTCGAGCTTAAGCAACAAATTGAACGAGGTCATGAAGATCCTGACCATGATCTCGACCATCTTTATGCCGCTGACCTTTATCACCGGCATTTACGGCATGAACTTCCGCCATATGCCGGAACTCGAATGGCGCTACGGCTACTATATGGTCTGGGGACTGACGATCTCCATCGTCGTCTCCATGTTCGTTTATTATAAAAAGAAGAAGTGGTTCTGA